A window of Maniola hyperantus chromosome 26, iAphHyp1.2, whole genome shotgun sequence contains these coding sequences:
- the LOC117994129 gene encoding zinc finger protein 260-like: MSITTRKGPIFDPGLCRCCGAIKKCRLLNVEYEWNDQKEIYSDMFMDCFGLLLSHLDGGAPGRLICATCVCRLREAVSFRQQVLRCEERLLTQMHGSEGGSTEVKVEAVKEEPVLINSEMEYPECDDAVDHVDHEMEEDTLVPAKKPKRKSLRQKLKGSKKGSTNKTGSVDAAEAPLLGRDDKLLEFQQYKLQTPTQPAKQNGCRTENSKLNHNILTIVENSFACPFDTSFSDYFCVYCRQVFTDPHKLREHSMSHDPKTFKDVLKNSPNNKKIQIDLYRIDCRMCPEPIHDLDNFKQHITNHGKMLEKDSNDYLKFILTPGTLKCTECDATFGFFHALKKHMAEHFGTCICDVCGAHYFEERMLVLHQKTHQRVEETFQCKECGKNFKSKYTRYIHIARAHKKEAAYQCNSCDESFFSYALRYRHMSAAHGQQRSFPCGACPRAYDSRKSLREHTRRAHLDIRKHHCDLCDKRFYLPSRLKEHMASHTGERNFRCERCGKSYPRLRALTVHLQSHAGARHACELCNARFTQSAALRSHVKRQHSAATCLQ; the protein is encoded by the exons ATGAGTATAACTACACGCAAGGGGCCCATATTTGACCCCGGACTGTGCAGATGTTGTGGTGCTATCAAAAAGTGTCGCCTATTAAACGTAGAATACGAGTGGAATGACCAAAAAGAAATATACTCGGACATGTTCATGGACtgttttggtttattg TTGTCGCACTTGGACGGCGGAGCGCCAGGGCGGCTGATCTGCGCCACGTGCGTGTGTCGACTGCGCGAAGCAGTCAGCTTCCGGCAGCAGGTGCTGCGCTGCGAGGAGAGACTCTTGACTCAGATGCATGGCTCAG AAGGAGGAAGCACTGAAGTGAAAGTGGAAGCTGTGAAAGAAGAGCCCGTCCTCATCAACTCGGAGATGGAGTACCCCGAGTGTGATGATGCAGTGGACCATGTTGACCATg AAATGGAAGAAGACACATTGGTACCAGCGAAGAAACCAAAAAGAAAATCCCTCAGGCAAAAGTTAAAAGGAAGCAAGAAAGGCAGTACTAACAAAACAGGGTCAGTTGATGCTGCAGAGGCGCCACTCCTCGGCCGAGATGACAAACTACTGGAATTCCAACAATATA AACTCCAGACACCGACCCAGCCTGCAAAGCAAAATGGCTGCCGGACGGAGAACTCTAAGCTCAATCACAATATCCTTACTATCGTGGAAAACTCCTTCGCTTGTCCTTTCGATACATCCTTCAGCGATTACTTCTGCGTATATTGCAGGCAG GTGTTCACAGATCCTCACAAGTTGCGAGAACATTCCATGAGCCACGACCCGAAAACCTTCAAAGACGTCCTAAAAAATTCCCCCAACAACAAGAAAATACAAATAGACTTGTACAGAATAGATTGTAGAATGTGTCCCGAACCTATTCACGACTTGGATAACTTCAAACAACACATAACCAACCACGGAAAGATGTTGGAAAAAGATTCCAATGATTATCTCAAATTTATTTTGACACCCGGGACATTGAAATGTACGGAGTGCGATGCAACGTTTGGGTTCTTTCACGCGTTAAAAAAGCATATGGCCGAGCACTTCGGGACTTGCATATGCGATGTGTGCGGCGCGCATTACTTCGAAGAACGGATGCTGGTGCTGCATCAGAAGACCCATCAGAGGGTCGAGGAGACTTTTCAGTGCAAGGAATGTGGGAAGAATTTCAAGTCAAAGTACACCCGGTATATCCATATCGCTCGGGCTCACAAGaag GAAGCAGCGTACCAGTGCAACTCGTGTGACGAATCGTTTTTCTCCTACGCGCTCCGCTATCGCCACATGTCGGCGGCACATGGGCAGCAGCGCTCGTTCCCGTGCGGCGCCTGCCCGCGCGCCTACGACAGCCGCAAGTCGCTGCGGGAACACACGCGTCGCGCGCATCTCGACATCCGCAAACACCACTGCGACCTGTGCGACAAGAGGTTCTACCTGCCCTCAAGGCTCAAG GAGCATATGGCGAGCCACACGGGGGAAAGAAACTTCCGCTGCGAGCGCTGCGGCAAGAGTTACCCGCGCCTGCGCGCGCTCACCGTGCACCTGCAGTCGCACGCCGGCGCGCGCCACGCGTGCGAACTGTGCAATGCGCGCTTCACGCAGAGCGCCGCGCTGCGCAGCCACGTCAAGCGCCAACACTCGGCCGCCACTTGTCTGCAGTGA
- the LOC138404255 gene encoding histone-lysine N-methyltransferase PRDM9-like, with product MRTHTGEKPFVCKLCNYKCTVNSCLVRHMKTHTGEKPFVCKLCNYKCSQKCHLVSHMRTHTGEKRFVCKLCNYTCTNSSSLVRHMRTHTGEKPFVCKLCNYTCTVNSSLVSHMRTHTGEKPFVCKLCNYTCTNSSSLVRHMRTHTGEKPFVCKLCNYTCTVNSSLVSHMRTHTGEKPFVCKLCNYTCTNSSSLVRHMRTHTGEKPFVCKLCNYTCTVNSSLVRHMRTHTGEKAFVCK from the coding sequence atgaggactcacactggcgaaaagccttttgtgtgtaagttgtgcaattataaatgtacagtaaacagttgtttagtgaggcacatgaagactcacactggcgaaaagccttttgtgtgtaagttgtgcaattataaatgttcacaaaaatgtcatttagtgagtcacatgaggactcacactggcgaaaagcgttttgtgtgtaagttgtgcaattatacaTGTACAAATAGCAGTAGTTTAGTGAGGcatatgaggactcacactggcgaaaagccttttgtgtgtaagttgtgcaattatacatgtacagtaaacagtagtttagtgagccacatgaggactcacactggcgaaaagccttttgtgtgtaagttgtgcaattatacaTGTACAAATAGCAGTTCTTTAGTGAGGcatatgaggactcacactggcgaaaagccttttgtgtgtaagttgtgcaattatacatgtacagtaaacagtagtttagtgagcCACATGAGGAcccacactggcgaaaagccttttgtgtgtaagttgtgcaattatacaTGTACAAATAGCAGTTCTTTAGTGAGGcatatgaggactcacactggcgaaaagccttttgtgtgtaagttgtgcaattatacaTGTACAGtcaacagtagtttagtgaggcacatgaggactcacactggcgaaaaggcTTTTGTGTGTAAGTAG